AGTCAATTGGGAGCTACAATACTTCACAGAACCCTTGTAAATCTATTTATGGATAGAGGTATGATTATTGACAGGACCTATCAAATCAATTTTGGAGGGAATTTAGATTTTTTAAATATGCTTGAAAGGGAAAGATTAACTTCAAAAAAGAAGTCAAAAACCAATGCTGTCCTTTCACAATTTAAAGCTCGAAAGATAAAGTTCGATGAAGAAAACCTGCACATAAGTCCAAGCGACTATATTCCATGGCTTAAGGATAATAAAATATGCTATTTAAGAATCGAAGGAAGACATTTTGGAGATGTTCCCATGACTCTCGAATGTAAGCTCTCAGTAGAGGATTCTCCAAATTCAGCAGGAATTGTAATAGATGCGATCCGTATTCTAAAACTTGCGTTGGATAATGGCATAGCTGGAGTTCTTGAGGGACCATCAGCTTATTTAATGAAATCTCCTCCTGTTCAATATGATGACCAGGAAGCAAGAAAATTAACAGAAGAATTCATCAATAAATACAGTAAAAAGTCATCATAAATTTGAAACAAAATACTTCTCTTTTTCCTTTAAAAAATATTGTTTTTTTATTTATAAAAAATGATATACATTAATTTTAAAAAATGAAATTTTCATATATCGCTATAGAAGGACCTATGAAGACAGGGAAATTTAAGCTTGCAAATATTCTTGCCAATGAATTTGATGGAGGTGTAATACACGACATAGTTGACAATCCTTTTCTTAAAGAATTTTACAAGGGAAAGGAAAATGTAGCCTTGCTAACTCAACTTGTATTTCTTATCAATAGATACAATCAGCTAACCGAACTTTTTCAACAAAGACTTTTTGAACGAACCATTGTGTGTGACTACATTTTTGAAAAGGATAAAATTTACGCTTATCAGATTTTATCGGATAACGAGCTGGAAATATACAATAAAATATTTGATATATTTTGCAAAAGGGTTCCCAAGCCTGATTTAGTGATATACTTGCAAATCTCCGATGAGAATTTAATTAAAAGAATCAGAAAGAGTAGAAACCAGTATGAAAGATACATATCCGAACAATATCTCAGGGATATAAACGAAGCCTTTAATTATTTTTTCTTCCATTATACTATCTCTCCTCTATTGATAATAAACACTGATGAAATAAACATAGATGAAGATAAAAATTTAGATATCCAGGGAATTAAATCAGCAATAGAAGAAATTAAAGGCGGAGTAAAAATTTATGTCCCAAAATAAGAAATGTTATAATTAATAAAAATGGAAAAAATAAACTCAGAGAAAATAACCGTACCGTGTATAATCGAAAAAAAGAAAAAAGGAGAAAAAATTGTTTGTTTAACAGCTTATGATTATCCTACAGCAAAACTCCTGGATGAAAGCGAAATTGATATTATACTCGTTGGTGATTCAGTAGGGAATGTCATCCTTGGTTACAGCAGCACAATCCCTGTTTCAATGGAAGAGATGCTCCACCATACTAAGGCAGTGGCAAGAGGAATAAAAAATTCACTTTTGATAGCAGATATGCCTTATCCTTCCTTTCATATAAAAATTGAAGACTCAGTTAAGAATGCAACAAGATTTATAAAAGCAGGAGCTGAAGGAGTAAAGATAGAAGGGGGTAAAAAAAGAGTCCCTGTGATAAAGGCTATGCTCGACGCTGAGATCCCAGTCATGGGACATTTAGGCTTGACTCCCCAATCCATCCACAAATTTGGTGGATACAAAGTGCAGGGAAAAGAATTCGATGATGCAAAAATTCTTGTAGAAGATGCTCTAATTCTTGAAGAAGCTGGAGTATTTTCAATTGTTCTTGAATCTATCCCATTGGAATTAGCAGAGATAATAACTAAAAAATTAAAAATTCCCACAATCGGTATAGGAGCAGGACCTTACTGTGATGGACAGATTCTTGTCTTTCATGACCTGGTTGGACTTTCGCCAGGTTATCTTCCGAAATTTGTGAGAAAATACCTTAATCTTCAGGAATTAATTTCAAAAGCAATAAGAGATTATTCAGAAGATGTAAAAAATGGAAAATTTCCCGGAGATTCAGAATCTTATCACCTGAAAGAAGAAATAAAAGAAAAATTGATGAAGATAAATCTATGGAAACATACAAAAAGATAAAAGAGATAAAGAAGAGGATTCAGTTTGAAAAAAATAAAAGAAGAACAATTGGATTCGTACCTACGATGGGATACCTTCATGATGGTCATATTAGCCTTATAAGAGCCTCAAAGAAAAGATCTGATGTTACTGTAGTTTCCATCTTTGTAAATCCTACCCAGTTCGGCCCATCAGAAGACTTTAGCCAATACCCAAGAGATATAAACAGAGATAAAACTATTCTTGAAAGAGAAAAAGTTGATTTACTTTTCTCGCCATCGGTAGAAGAAATGTATTTTGAGGATTATAAAACATATGTTGAGGTCACTGAATATCAGGATAAACTGTGCGGTAAATCAAGGAAAGGGCATTTTAGAGGAGTAGCAACAATTGTCCTGAAACTATTCCACATAATTACTCCGGATATTGCATTCTTCGGACAAAAAGATGCCCAGCAGGCATTGGTAATAAAAAAAATGGTAAAAGACCTCAATTTAGACATAAAAATTGAGGTTCTTCCTATTGTAAGAGAAAAAGATGGGTTAGCACTGAGTTCAAGAAATACTTACCTAAACGAGGAAGAGAGGGTCTCGGCAGTGGTTCTTTATAATAGCCTTTTAAAAGCAAAGGAATTAATAAAAAAAGGAGTTAGAAACTGCTCTGAGGTAATTTCAGAAATGGAAAAGATAATTCTTTCCTCCCCTCATACGAGAATTGACTACATTGAGATAGTTAATGATAAATTAGAGCCTTTGGAAGAAATAAATCACAATTTCCTGATTGCCCTTGCAGTTTACATAGGAAAAACAAGATTGATTGATAATATGATGGTAAAAAAGAAAGGGCGTTTTTTTAAATTTATAATCTGATTGGACTTCTCAAAAATTTAATATAAACGCATTTAATTCTGATGCATTCCTGCCCCCTCACCCCTCCCTCTCCCCTGAGGGGAGAGGATTGAGGTGAGGGGGAAAACGAGTAAGGCGTAACAAATATTAGTGTGTTCGTATTAGTATTGTAAATTAATTTTTTATAACTAAATAACTTCATTACGATCATTAAGAGACACTATAACAGGAGAGATTTTTTTTGCATCGTTTTCGTTTAAGATTGCATAAGAAGCTATTATGACCCTGTCTCCAGGAGAAGCCAATCGAGCAGCGGCTCCATTCAAACAGATGGTCCTACTTCCCTTTTTCCCTTCAATTACGTAAGTTGTAAACCTCTGTCCATTGTTAACATTATAAATCTCAACCTGTTCATAGGGAAGAAGATTAGCCTTTTCCATCAATTCTTTGTCGAGTGTTATGGAACCCTCGTAATAAAGATTCGTCTCAGTAACAGTACCAAGGTGTATTTTAGATTTAAGCATTATTTTTAGCATTCCTATTTCCTTTAAAGTGAAATTATATTATATAAAATTTTACATTATTTAAATTAATAAAACAACTCTACTACATCCCCCTTTATCTTACACCTTGACGAGGCTTATTTTCTAAAATAGAATTTTTTTGTTACGAAACAAAATGAATTCAATAATAATAGCCTTCGAAATTACAAATCTAAACATTTCCAGGGAGGGGAAGAGATGAAAAAATTTATTAATCTTTTATTTGCGCTTATTTTAATCTTTCCTCTGTTTTCAGATAAAAAACCAATGGAAATTGAGGATGTATTAAAAATAAAGAGTGTATCAAACCCAAGAATTTCTCGAGAAGGAAAATTTATTGTTTTTGAAGTCCGCGAAGTCCTCATGGATAAAAATGAATACAATTCAGATCTGTATTTAATTAATTTAGAAAATATCCAGATCATAAGATTAACTTATGACCTAAAAAATGATTTCTATCCAAGATTTTCACCTGACTTGAAATATTTAGCATTTTTATCTGATAGAGAGGAGAAAAACCAGATTTTTCTTTTTTCTTTAAAGGGAGGAGAACCATTTAAACTCACAGATTCAAAAACAGGGATTACCTCATTTGCCTGGACTACGGATGGTAATTACATAATCTATCGAGCTCCAGACCCTCCAACAGAAGAGGAGGAAAAGAGGAAAAAAGAAAAAGACGACGCAATCATTGTGGATAAGGACTTAAAGAATAACCATTTGTGGAAAATCAATATAGAATCGAAAGAAACAAAGAAAATAACAGATGGAAATTTTAATGTAAATTCATTTGAAATCTCTCCTGATGATTCAAAAATTGCCTTTACCGCTTCTCCAACTCCAAAAGTTGCCGATACTCTCGAAACAGAAATCTATATCATTCCAATTGATGGAGAAAAACCTGAAAAGATAACAGATAATAAAACTTCAGAATTTAACTTAGTTTGGGATGATAATAATCAATACCTCTATTTCTTGGCAAACAGTAATGAATTTCTGAAATATCCTGGCCAGGGAAAAATATTTTCATTAGAATTGAGCACACGGTTACCAAAGTGCCTAACAAAAAACTTTTCCGGCGATATCTTATCATTTATCCTTAATAAGAATAAAGGCAACATAATTTTTGTGGCCCATGAAGGAGTAAACCAAAACCTCTACTCATTTTCCCTTACAGGCAATACAATTACTGAATTTTCTAAAGGAAATCATGTAATTTCATCAATCAACTATGTAAACGGAGAGGTCCTAACTTTTATCCTTCAAGATCCTGAAAATCCTGGCGAAGTTTTTATTTCTAATGTAGAACACTTCAACCCCAAGAAACTTACTGATTTAAATGCCTCCATCAAAGATTTCAATCTTGGAATTTACAAAACTGTTAAATGGAAAAGTAAGGATAAAAAAGAAATTGAGGGTTTATTAGTCCTTCCCCATGATTATGAGGAAGGTAAAAAATATCCTTTAATCGTTCAACTTCATGGTGGCCCTGCCTCAGCATATCTCAATTCTTTCTCATCAAGTTGGTCCACATATGTAAATGTTCTAACTGGAAAAGGCTTTACAATATTCCAGCCAAATTACAGAGGCTCAACAGGGTATGGCGATGATTTTATGAGGGAGATAGAAGGGAAATATTTTGATAAAAGTATAGACGACATAATAACTGGAATTGACCATCTCATAAGTAAGGGAATTGCTGACGAAGCTAAAATAGGAGTTATGGGATGGAGTGCGGGAGGACACATGACAAACTGGTTGATAACTCATTTTCCTTATAAATTCAAAGCAGCTTCTTCCGGAGCCGGCGTTGCTAACTGGGTCTCCCTTTACAGTCAGACTGATATTCAATACACAAGGGAACAGTATCTTCTTGATAAGCCATGGAATAATTTAGACCATTACATAAAATATTCCCCTTTAACTTACATAAAAAATGTAAAAACTCCAACTTTAATCTTGTTTGGAGAAAAAGACGAAAGAATCCCAACTCCCCAAGGCCAAGAGTTATACATGGGGCTTTTGAAGAATGGAGTGCCTGTGGAATTTGTAATTTTTCCGAGAGAGCCCCGTGGACTTAGAGAGCCAAAACATCAAATCTTTAAAATGAAAAAGGAATTGGAATGGTTTGAAAAATGGATATTAAAAAAATAAAATTTTTAGGAGGTTTTAATGAAAAATACATTTAAAACAATCATCAACTCTTTTGTGATTTTAACATTTATACTTTTTTCTTCATTCGATTCTCAATCTGGAGAGAAAAAACCATTAACGCTTGATGATATCTTAAAAATAAAATCAATATCAGATGTATCGATGTCTCCTGATGGAAATTCTATTCTGTATGTAATTTCAAAACCTGATTTCAAAGAAAATGTTTTTGACTCTGAT
This genomic stretch from Acidobacteriota bacterium harbors:
- a CDS encoding S9 family peptidase translates to MKKFINLLFALILIFPLFSDKKPMEIEDVLKIKSVSNPRISREGKFIVFEVREVLMDKNEYNSDLYLINLENIQIIRLTYDLKNDFYPRFSPDLKYLAFLSDREEKNQIFLFSLKGGEPFKLTDSKTGITSFAWTTDGNYIIYRAPDPPTEEEEKRKKEKDDAIIVDKDLKNNHLWKINIESKETKKITDGNFNVNSFEISPDDSKIAFTASPTPKVADTLETEIYIIPIDGEKPEKITDNKTSEFNLVWDDNNQYLYFLANSNEFLKYPGQGKIFSLELSTRLPKCLTKNFSGDILSFILNKNKGNIIFVAHEGVNQNLYSFSLTGNTITEFSKGNHVISSINYVNGEVLTFILQDPENPGEVFISNVEHFNPKKLTDLNASIKDFNLGIYKTVKWKSKDKKEIEGLLVLPHDYEEGKKYPLIVQLHGGPASAYLNSFSSSWSTYVNVLTGKGFTIFQPNYRGSTGYGDDFMREIEGKYFDKSIDDIITGIDHLISKGIADEAKIGVMGWSAGGHMTNWLITHFPYKFKAASSGAGVANWVSLYSQTDIQYTREQYLLDKPWNNLDHYIKYSPLTYIKNVKTPTLILFGEKDERIPTPQGQELYMGLLKNGVPVEFVIFPREPRGLREPKHQIFKMKKELEWFEKWILKK
- the panD gene encoding aspartate 1-decarboxylase, which codes for MLKIMLKSKIHLGTVTETNLYYEGSITLDKELMEKANLLPYEQVEIYNVNNGQRFTTYVIEGKKGSRTICLNGAAARLASPGDRVIIASYAILNENDAKKISPVIVSLNDRNEVI
- the panB gene encoding 3-methyl-2-oxobutanoate hydroxymethyltransferase translates to MEKINSEKITVPCIIEKKKKGEKIVCLTAYDYPTAKLLDESEIDIILVGDSVGNVILGYSSTIPVSMEEMLHHTKAVARGIKNSLLIADMPYPSFHIKIEDSVKNATRFIKAGAEGVKIEGGKKRVPVIKAMLDAEIPVMGHLGLTPQSIHKFGGYKVQGKEFDDAKILVEDALILEEAGVFSIVLESIPLELAEIITKKLKIPTIGIGAGPYCDGQILVFHDLVGLSPGYLPKFVRKYLNLQELISKAIRDYSEDVKNGKFPGDSESYHLKEEIKEKLMKINLWKHTKR
- a CDS encoding deoxynucleoside kinase; the protein is MKFSYIAIEGPMKTGKFKLANILANEFDGGVIHDIVDNPFLKEFYKGKENVALLTQLVFLINRYNQLTELFQQRLFERTIVCDYIFEKDKIYAYQILSDNELEIYNKIFDIFCKRVPKPDLVIYLQISDENLIKRIRKSRNQYERYISEQYLRDINEAFNYFFFHYTISPLLIINTDEINIDEDKNLDIQGIKSAIEEIKGGVKIYVPK
- the panC gene encoding pantoate--beta-alanine ligase; protein product: METYKKIKEIKKRIQFEKNKRRTIGFVPTMGYLHDGHISLIRASKKRSDVTVVSIFVNPTQFGPSEDFSQYPRDINRDKTILEREKVDLLFSPSVEEMYFEDYKTYVEVTEYQDKLCGKSRKGHFRGVATIVLKLFHIITPDIAFFGQKDAQQALVIKKMVKDLNLDIKIEVLPIVREKDGLALSSRNTYLNEEERVSAVVLYNSLLKAKELIKKGVRNCSEVISEMEKIILSSPHTRIDYIEIVNDKLEPLEEINHNFLIALAVYIGKTRLIDNMMVKKKGRFFKFII